The following nucleotide sequence is from Diospyros lotus cultivar Yz01 chromosome 3, ASM1463336v1, whole genome shotgun sequence.
TTTTTGCTTCTCAGTTATTCATGGGTTGTCACGATAAGTTTCTGTCTGCAGAAATTTTAGAGTTGTTCTCATTGCTAATGAGAAATGGACACCTTGTTCAACAGGAGATAAAAACTCTCTTTTTAAAGGGCCATGCCTCAATCGCGGTATCCTTGCAACTTTATCAGCTATAGGAGCAGGTAAAGGAGGCGGGTTGTTGGATAGACCAGTCATAGAGAAAACCACTCCTGGCCGTGAATCAGAGTTTGATTTGAGGTATAGCAACAATAAGCCCTTTTCTCACgtttttaaaattcaatcttTTCATGCCTACATCACCACTCAAGTTTTCAGATCTAACCATATTGGTTAGAGAATTGCATTACCTACATTAGAGACGTATTGTGATTGGGATGATATAAGAAACCAATCTGAAAGCAGGAAAACCACATGacagaaaacataaaaattctCAACTTCCACTTGTATTATTGAACCCCAGCTCCTAGTAGTCCAGAATACCAAGTTATACCTGCAAGAAGCCACATGAAGATGGGAATGTCCCATATATATAGAGGCTATATGAAAAGAGTTTGAATTTGACCTATATTCCAATTTTGAACCTTGCACGTGCTAAGTTTCAGCCAATTACTTAAGAGTAGGTTTCAGTATCCATGCTTCCATGAGTGgtctttttgaaaaaataaggtGAAATATATGGGAACTCCGAATGAATGTCTTGTCCAAATGGTTCaggaaatcaagaaaattttctCCACCGTATCGTGTATTACTGCACAATGACAACTACAACAAAAGGGAGTATGTTGTACAAGTACTGATGAAGGTTATCCCAGGAATGACCCTAGACAATGCAGTTAACATCATGCAAGAAGCACACTACAATGGCCTCTCAGTTGCGATCATATGCTGCCAGGCTGATGCTGAAGAACACTGCATGCAGCTGAGGGGTAATGGGCTTCTGAGTTCCATTGAACCTGCAACTGGCGGGTGCTAAGTATCGCGTCTTATGGAAATTAGAGTGGAGTCGTTACGCTTTATTAGTTTCACATTTGAagcaatatatatgtaatatatgtacaTAGATTTAGGATGGCGATTGCTATGGATGATGTTCATCACGTGGTCCAATTACGATGAATATAACCAAATTCGTTACATTGAGGATGGCCGTGGGACTACTTTGCTTCAAATAAAGGAATTCTAGTTTACAGCAGTCACTTTTGCTTTCTTGGGTTTTCTGTGTGATTCTCATTCTCTATAGGAATATGGATTCCGTAAGCTGCTAGGTTAAGTGGCAAGTTATATTATGATAGGCTATTACTGATGAATCCTTGCGTACTGCGTAGcatgggaaaaaaattaatattaaagcATAAATCTTTAATCTCTTAAACGTATAATACTAACTTCAATTCATGTACCAACATCATGTCCAATGCATATAACAGTTATTATATCAATTTTAAAGGATTGTGACCTTTGGATTAGGATATTTGTTATCATCTGTATGTACACATCCAAATTATcgtaataattttattgttccCTAAAAACCAAGAGAAGAATGCTTGTAATAAGAGCAACAATATGCTCGCTGGAAGTCAACTGTAAAACCAGGGAGATAGTAGTGCCACAGTAGTTTCGTGAATTGCTCTTCGTTTTTGTTTCATGTGACTTTTTAAGTTTTTCCATACAATTGAGCACACTCCTAAAAGCCCCCTCCTATACGGCCTTTGACGGCAGAAAAGGAAGAGAATCGGCACAAAGTTGAAGTGTATCCGTTCTTTCGGGATGACATGGCTACCCTTTTTTGTATCTGCATCAGGAAATACAGAGAAGAAAGTGTAAGGGTTCCGGTGTAAATGGACAGTCCATCTTATTTCTGTTCTCAATTCTTCGGATCAGACAACATAAATTCTAGACAACGTTCTTTACATTTAATCTGTTATATGTTGCTTACTCCCTTATAGCCCAAGATCTCCTCTTATCTTATTCAACATTAACATTAATGACATTCTTCCACTTAAATCTGTCCCATCTTCAGAAAGGATTAAATAACCCTGCCTTCTCCCCCTTTAGAAGGCTTAGTCCTCAGTGATCACTTTGCCAGGGATGAATGCTTACCATACAATCTAGAAGGTTAAGCTATTAGGTGCTATCTTTGATGCACGGAAACAATTTGGAGACGGCATTTTGGCATTTCTGAACCGTTTCTCATTtcgaaaatgacaaaaatgggCCGAAATGTTTTTCAAACTGTTTCGATAATTTATGAAACGTTTCGATGGCGTTTCGGGCGACGCCCAGTGCCAGCGCTAGCGTGCACGCAAACAAAGCCGCCTCCAGGGCTAGAATTGGAAATTGACACAAACGCCAACGACGACGacaatgaagaaaattataatGAACAAAAAGAAGCTACAAAATACAGTGTAGCATCAGTACAGATAATTGAGAACTGAGAAAATATGAAGTtgtgaaaaagaagaatttttCTAGAAACCAAACACAACGCTGCATCCAATGAAGCTGACCTCGTATGAAACTGCGGTCATTTGCACCACGACGAAGCCCATTTCAAAAAATCTGGTTTACCAACAGAACAATTGAAGGAAACCCATAAATCAGATGGGTTTATTGGTATCAATAGCTTGAACTAGAGCGGAGGCAAGGAAGCAAACATTCCAAGAAGTGGTGAGAAACTATGATACGAGCGTTAAACAGAAACACCCAGATCAGATTAGAAGATGTATTGAAAAAGGATTTTAAGAAAGAAATTGGGATTTGAAGAGATTAGTGACTGCCATTAAAGGTTGTGAATGGGTTAGCCAGAAAGTACAgggcagagagagagatgcacAGAGGAATGAATGAATGAGCGCAGAAGAGAACGAGAAGTAAAATAGTATGGCAAGCAGCGGTGAAAAGATATCTTATTTGTTCACAGGGCGTTTTGggaaatttaaaacaattgcCACGAATGAAGATttgatgtaattaaaaaaaaataaaaattatataacgTTTCAAGCTttgcccaattaattaatttcatatgaATTCATGTCTACTAGTAAATTAGGTGACATCTCACTTAGAATAATcatcatgaaatttattttttatatcgaTGGTTATTTAAGATAAGATACAGTTTTAGTAGATTATGATGatccataaaatataaaatataacaaatttctaTAACAATAAACTTGATGTgatatttacttttatataatgaaattaatacaataacattatttttatttaaagttatCAAATTGAGATCATTTATCATATGAAATCGTGTTTGCCCGAATAAATATACTTATACTATGAGTTAAAGAGTtattaatttaacttataaGTCAACTCATTTAAATTCAAGTTCAAGATAGTAttgtatcaaaaaaataaaaataaaaaaaaataattcattatgaaaatatgtgaaTAAAATTGAGAActatagttttaatttatattatatttttttataatgtaaattataaaaaaattataatgtaaatctatttttttataatttttatattaaaaattatatttataaaaaaaactcatattcttttaatttatattttaccctacattttcatttcttatttttttcaaaaaatatcatttccttatttttatttcgtatcaaaaatattttttatttttattttcgtgcAATCTAGAGTGGTATTACATGTCCCCTATATGGCCCATGATTtcccatttctcattttttgaaAGGACTAACTCCTGAGTTAAACGTGATTCATATCCAACTCAGTCTCTCTATCTaggaaaaatttaattaata
It contains:
- the LOC127797143 gene encoding ATP-dependent Clp protease adapter protein CLPS1, chloroplastic, yielding METAMCGRLALSPNHVFSPKPGDKNSLFKGPCLNRGILATLSAIGAGKGGGLLDRPVIEKTTPGRESEFDLRKSRKFSPPYRVLLHNDNYNKREYVVQVLMKVIPGMTLDNAVNIMQEAHYNGLSVAIICCQADAEEHCMQLRGNGLLSSIEPATGGC